Within the Hyalangium gracile genome, the region CCATTCCGCCACGCCCCAGCCTCCGCACGAGGCGGAAGCTGCCGAGCTGCGTCCCCAGCAACGGATCGTCATCCTCCGCCGCGTTCATCTCTGGGGAGTTGCGCTCATCCTCCATTACCGGTGCGCCATCCTCACTGACCTTCGGCACAGGCTCCATCGCCTGATTGCCGTCATACCGCTCCCGTGCAGGGTTTTGGAGCGACGTAGGGTTTTAGAGCGACCAGGGTCCCCAGCGCCACTCCCGGGATGGGCGGCTGTGTTGGAAGTGATAGCTCTACCTCCCCGCCAGGGTAGCGGACGGGCGCGCTCGATGCACGGAAGGTTTGGTTCAAGCGATCCTAGGGCCTGGGTAGAGTCGGCGGCCATGTCCACCTCGGCTCGTCGCATCCCGCTCGTCAACCTCTCCCACTACCGCTCAGGCACGCCCCAGGAGCGCGCCCGCTTCGTCCAGGTGTTCGGCGACGCCCTCAAGGAGTTCGGCTTCGTCTCCGTCGAAGGCCATGGCGTCGATGACGCACTGATCCGTCGCACCTACTCGGACGTCGAGCGTTTCTTCCAACTTCCTGAGAACGTGAAGCGCCACTACACCGTCCCAGGGGGCGCGGGGCAGCGCGGCTACACGGGCTACGGCCAGGAACACGCGAAGAATCGCACCGTGGGCGACCTCAAGGAGTTCTGGCACGTGGGGCGGGAGCTGCCCCCCACCCACCCGCACTTCTCGCCGCACTATGGGCCCAACCTCTGGCCCCAGGAGGTGCCCTCCTTCCAGACGAACACGCTGGCGCTGTTCGGCGCGCTCGACTCGGCGGCGGCGGTGATGCTGCACGCGCTCGCCGAGTACTTCGGCGTGGCGCGCGACACCTTCAGCGCCATGGCCCAGGACGGCAACTCCATCCTGCGGCTCATCCACTACCCGCCCCTGCGCGAGCGCTTCATCCCCGGCGGAGTGCGCGCCGCCGAGCACGAGGACATCAACCTCATCACCCTGCTCTGCGAGGGCACGGCGTCCGGGCTGGAGCTGCTCACCCGTGACGGAGAGTGGATCCCCGTAGACACCCTGCGTGGACAGATCGTCGTGGACTCGGGCGACATGCTCAGCCGAGTGACCAACGGGGTGATTCCCGCCACGACGCACCGCGTGGTGAACCCGAAGAGCTCCGAGGAGGACACCACGCGCTACTCGATGCCCTTCTTCGTGCACCCCTATCCGAACTGCATGCTGGAGACGCTGCCCGTCACCGCCACCGGCACCAGCCTGCCTCCCATCACCGCCGACGCCTTCCTCCAGCAGCGCCTGCGGGAGATCGGCCTCATCAAGTAGCCCGTCGCAGCGGAGCCGAGCGTCTCCTTTTCTCACCCTCCGAGAACGAGACGCTCGCTCCTCCCGGGCGCCGGTGACATCCTCCGCGCGTTGGACGCCACGCCTACCTCTACACACGTCGAGCTCTTCGCCGTCCAGCCCCGCGTCTCCTTGGAGGACTACGCCTCCGAGGAGGCCTTCGTCGCGCGGCATCGCGCCCTCGCCCGCCAGGTCGAGCAGCTCCGCGAGAGGGATGCCTCGGGACGGCCCCTGCACCCCGCCCTGGCAGTGTGGCCGGAGATGGTCGGCGCTCCCCTGGGCGTCATGGGCAAATGCGTGGCCGTGGGATGCGCCCTGTGCCTTCAACGCCCCCGGCGAGCACCAGCTCCGGCGCGAGCAGTGGTTCAACGAGGGGCTGTACTCCCAGCTCGCCGCGCTCCGCCACGTGCGCTACGCGGTCAATCCGCAGCTCGTCGGCGGCTTCTTCGAGAACGTCTTCGAGGCGCCCTCCCTCATCCTGGAGCGAGTGCGCCCTGGTGTGGCGCGAGTCCTCGCCCAGGCGGAGGACCCGCGCGCGGAGAGCGTCCTGCACGCCCGCGTCCCGCTGGTGACTCCGCTCTCCTCCGAAGCGATGAGCAGGTCGCTCCGGTAACTGTGTAGCAGCACCGCGTCTTCTCAAATCCTGGTGAAGCACGAAGCGCCTCCGTGCACCGCATGCGCATGCGGCGTGCGTTCCGGACGCGCGTGCGTGCGTCTCGGAAGCAGCTTCACGGGGTTTTCGCTCGGCAACGGCGCGCTTCCAGAGCGACTCCCTCTGAGACGCATCGAAGCGGGGTGCTGGTACACGCCTTGCTCATGCCCGCTGCCCGTGGACGCTCGAGTCGATGACCGAGCGAACCCTTTCTTCGTGCTCGATCAACGAGCACGCCATGGAGCGTGTCATGTCTGAGAAGAAGATGTGGATGAGCAAGTTCCTGCCGTCTGTCCCCGCCCTCACGATGGCGCTGGCGCTCGGAGGATGTCTCGGCCCCGAGGCGCAGGAAGGTGAGCAGCAGCAGCAGGAGCAGCAGCAGCCCGCGGCGAACCTCGTCGAGTACGGCTCG harbors:
- a CDS encoding isopenicillin N synthase family dioxygenase, whose protein sequence is MSTSARRIPLVNLSHYRSGTPQERARFVQVFGDALKEFGFVSVEGHGVDDALIRRTYSDVERFFQLPENVKRHYTVPGGAGQRGYTGYGQEHAKNRTVGDLKEFWHVGRELPPTHPHFSPHYGPNLWPQEVPSFQTNTLALFGALDSAAAVMLHALAEYFGVARDTFSAMAQDGNSILRLIHYPPLRERFIPGGVRAAEHEDINLITLLCEGTASGLELLTRDGEWIPVDTLRGQIVVDSGDMLSRVTNGVIPATTHRVVNPKSSEEDTTRYSMPFFVHPYPNCMLETLPVTATGTSLPPITADAFLQQRLREIGLIK